Proteins co-encoded in one Aethina tumida isolate Nest 87 chromosome 7, icAetTumi1.1, whole genome shotgun sequence genomic window:
- the LOC109598382 gene encoding probable tyrosyl-DNA phosphodiesterase, with translation MDKFLKRKHEGDDSPPKRQKKESCPHKERCYRKNPHHFKEFEHPHLVKFIETGDVPSDLAQPKSVYLEQIEILKPILKILKDTNTVQAKQPDTKPEAKLETSKSSNSRLFEKQQKKQMAEAGTSQKKGASAEEIERKTGIVTLSSIKVLPYDKNSKKGTMLEKLERTAPYNLFFTTISKSPDTLNQFNSATFTDILCPSLGKLEDSLQINFMIDISWLLEQYKARSLSGKPLTILYGDEFPDMETFMDRYCPNITYKFVKMKDPFGCHHSKIGIYVYNDKSIRVVVSTANLYYEDWNHYNQGFWMSPKCSQLPEDSPNTSGESPTGFKMCLINYLKDYKFDILNKWIKYVERADFSDVKVFLVASMPGKHYPTSNTGCHLHRVGDLLSRHCVLPAKTSPESEGPLSWGVFAQASSIGSMGKSPAEWLRGCVLRSLASHSKSPLPASPNATLNIIYPSVDNVMNGYYGPESGGCLPYSKATNEKQRWLQEYMHQWKADRLSRTRAMPHIKCYTRISPCLTKLAYFLLTSANLSKSAWGGNIQKDKGVHVRSYEVGVMFLPKFFGDEYFEIENTVQRKSKNIFPLMYDLPLVGYRSNDYPWCN, from the exons atggataagtttttaaaaagaaaacacgAGGGTGATG acagTCCACCAAAAAGACAAAAAAAGGAATCTTGTCCACATAAAGAAAGATGTTATAGAAAAAATCCTCATCACTTCAAAGAATTCGAACATCCTCATT tggttaaatttatagaaactgGTGATGTACCATCAGATTTAGCCCAGCCAAAATCAGTGTATTTAgaacaaatagaaattttaaaacccaTTTTAAAGATACTAAAAGACACAAACACGGTACAGGCTAAACAACCAGACACAAAACCAGAAGCAAAACTGGAGACAAGCAAGAGCTCGAACAGTAGATTGTTTgaaaaacaacagaaaaaacaaatgGCTGAAGCAGGAACTTCACAGAAAAAGGGCGCGAGTGCGGAAGAAATTGAACGGAAGACTGGCATTGTAACATTATCTTCAATTAAAGTTTTGCCTTATGATAAAAACTCAAAGAAGGGCACAATGTTGGAGAAGCTTGAGAGAACAGCTccttacaatttgttttttacaacaatatcAAAATCACCAGACACATTAAATCAGTTCAATTCAGCAACATTCACAG aCATATTGTGTCCTAGTTTGGGTAAGTTGGAGGATTCATTacagataaattttatgattgatATTAGTTGGTTGCTAGAGCAGTACAAAGCCAGAAGTTTAag tgGAAAACCTCTTACAATACTTTATGGTGATGAATTTCCTGACATGGAAACATTTATGGATAGATATTGCCCCAATATTACatacaaatttgtaaaaatgaaaGACCCATTTGGATGTCACCATTC taaaattggaATTTACGTGTACAATGATAAGTCAATTAGAGTCGTTGTTTCAACTGCCAACTTGTATTATGAAGATTGGAATCATTACAATCAAGG TTTTTGGATGAGCCCCAAATGCTCCCAACTACCAGAAGACAGCCCTAACACCTCCGGTGAATCACCGACCGGCTTTAAAATGTGCCTCATAAACTACCTCAAGGACTACAAATTCGACATACTTAATAAATGGATTAAATATGTAGAAAGGGCGGATTTCAGCGACGTCAA AGTGTTCTTGGTGGCGTCAATGCCTGGTAAACACTATCCGACTTCGAATACAGGTTGCCACTTGCACAGAGTAGGCGACCTGTTGTCGCGTCACTGCGTCCTGCCAGCCAAAACCAGTCCGGAGAGCGAAGGACCGTTGTCGTGGGGCGTTTTTGCCCAGGCTTCCAGCATCGGTTCGATGGGTAAGTCTCCGGCTGAGTGGCTGCGAGGGTGTGTGCTGAGAAGCCTGGCGAGCCATTCCAAAAGTCCTTTGCCCGCCAGTCCTAACGCCACTCTCAACATTATCTATCCGAGTGTCGATAACGTGATGAACGGATATTACGGACCGGAAAGTGGGGGATGTTTGCCTTATTCCAAGGCGACTAACGAGAAACAAAGGTGGCTTCAGGAGTACATGCA TCAATGGAAGGCGGACAGATTGTCCAGGACTAGAGCGATGCCACACATTAAATGTTACACTAGAATCTCGCCTTGTTTGACTAAATTGGCATATTTCCTGTTGACCAGTGCCAATCTGTCGAAATCCGCTTGGGGAGGGAATATACAAAAAGACAAAG gtGTACATGTAAGATCTTATGAAGTTGGTGTTATGTTCCTGCCCAAGTTTTTTGGCgacgaatattttgaaattgaaaatactgTACAGAGGAAAAGCAAGAACATTTTTCCTCTAATGTATGATTTACCTTTGGTTGGCTATAGATCTAATGATTATCCTTGGTGTAACTGa
- the LOC109598383 gene encoding probable tyrosyl-DNA phosphodiesterase isoform X1, which translates to MASSLQNIERIKQKTDFLTLSSIKILDSDRNFMKYTMLEKLVRTAPYNLFFTTISKSPETSKQNNSATFTDILCPSLGKLEESLQINFMLDINWLLEQYKVRGLSKQPLTIIYGYDCFEDMQPHMDKYCPNVTYKFVELKFGCHHSKVGIYVYSDKSIRVVVSTANLYYEDWNHYNQSFWMSPKCPQLPEDTPDTSGESPTGFKMSLINYLKDCKFDILNKWIKYVKRTDFSAVKVFLVTSLPGKHYPTSDTGCHLHRVGDLLSRHCVLPTKTGADDEGPLDSWSVVAQASALGCMGESPAKWLHGQILRCLASHSESPSSNSPNVNLFIIFPTINNVMKGYYGSRSGGCLPYSKAIHREQWWLQDYMYQWKADKLTRTRAMPHSKGYTRISPCLGKLAYFLLTSANLSKSAWGGPVQKDNGTHVNSYEVGVLFLPKFFGEEYFEIDDTMQRKSQNIFPLMYDLPLVAYDSCDYPYCN; encoded by the exons atggcaaGCTCACTGCAAAATATTGAgagaattaaacaaaaaactgattttctaacattatcttcaataaaaattttggattCTGATcggaattttatgaaatatacaatGTTGGAAAAACTTGTGAGAACAGCTccttataatttgttttttacaacCATTTCAAAATCACCAGAAAcatcaaaacaaaacaattctgCAACATTCACAG ATATATTGTGTCCTAGTTTGGGTAAGTTGGAGGAGTCTTTacagattaattttatgcttGATATTAATTGGTTGCTAGAGCAGTACAAAGTCAGAGGTTTAag TAAACAACcactaacaattatttatgggTATGACTGTTTTGAAGACATGCAACCACATATGGATAAATATTGCCCAAatgttacttataaatttgtagaatTGAAATTTGGATGTCACCATTC TAAGGTTGGAATTTATGTGTATAGTGATAAGTCAATTAGAGTTGTTGTTTCAACCGCCAATCTGTATTACGAAGACTGGAATCACTATAATCAAAG TTTCTGGATGAGCCCAAAATGTCCTCAACTACCAGAAGACACTCCAGACACCTCTGGTGAATCACCAACTGGCTTTAAAATGAGCCTCATAAACTACCTCAAGGACTGCAAATTCGACATACTTAATAAGTGGATTAAATACGTGAAACGAACGGATTTCAGCGCAGTCAA agtaTTTTTGGTGACCTCCCTTCCTGGTAAGCACTACCCAACTTCAGATACAGGTTGTCACCTGCACAGAGTAGGCGATTTGTTGTCGCGTCATTGCGTCCTACCAACCAAAACCGGTGCCGATGACGAAGGACCCTTGGATTCTTGGAGTGTTGTTGCTCAGGCTTCCGCCCTAGGTTGTATGGGTGAATCGCCGGCCAAATGGCTGCATGGACAAATTTTGAGATGTTTGGCGAGTCATTCCGAAAGTCCTTCGTCTAACAGTCCTAACGTcaatctatttattatttttccaacCATCAATAATGTGATGAAAGGATATTATGGAAGCAGAAGTGGGGGATGTTTGCCTTATTCCAAGGCGATTCATCGAGAGCAATGGTGGCTTCAGGATTATATGTA CCAATGGAAGGCAGACAAATTAACGAGGACTAGGGCGATGCCGCACAGTAAGGGCTATACTAGAATTTCGCCTTGTTTGGGCAAATTAGCTTACTTCCTTTTGACCAGTGCCAATCTTTCGAAATCCGCCTGGGGTGGACCAGTACAAAAAGATAACG ggACACACGTGAATAGTTACGAAGTTGGTGTGTTGTTCCTACCAAAGTTTTTTGGTGAAGAGTATTTCGAAATTGATGATACAATGCAGAGGAAAAGTCAGAATATTTTCCCTTTAATGTATGATTTACCTCTGGTTGCTTACGATTCTTGTGATTATCCTTATTGTaactaa
- the LOC109598383 gene encoding probable tyrosyl-DNA phosphodiesterase isoform X2 has protein sequence MASSLQNIERIKQKTDFLTLSSIKILDSDRNFMKYTMLEKLVRTAPYNLFFTTISKSPETSKQNNSATFTDILCPSLGKLEESLQINFMLDINWLLEQYKVRGLSKQPLTIIYGYDCFEDMQPHMDKYCPNVTYKFVELKFGCHHSKVGIYVYSDKSIRVVVSTANLYYEDWNHYNQSFWMSPKCPQLPEDTPDTSGESPTGFKMSLINYLKDCKFDILNKWIKYVKRTDFSAVKVFLVTSLPGKHYPTSDTGCHLHRVGDLLSRHCVLPTKTGADDEGPLDSWSVVAQASALGCMGESPAKWLHGQILRCLASHSESPSSNSPNVNLFIIFPTINNVMKGYYGSRSGGCLPYSKAIHREQWWLQDYIQWKADKLTRTRAMPHSKGYTRISPCLGKLAYFLLTSANLSKSAWGGPVQKDNGTHVNSYEVGVLFLPKFFGEEYFEIDDTMQRKSQNIFPLMYDLPLVAYDSCDYPYCN, from the exons atggcaaGCTCACTGCAAAATATTGAgagaattaaacaaaaaactgattttctaacattatcttcaataaaaattttggattCTGATcggaattttatgaaatatacaatGTTGGAAAAACTTGTGAGAACAGCTccttataatttgttttttacaacCATTTCAAAATCACCAGAAAcatcaaaacaaaacaattctgCAACATTCACAG ATATATTGTGTCCTAGTTTGGGTAAGTTGGAGGAGTCTTTacagattaattttatgcttGATATTAATTGGTTGCTAGAGCAGTACAAAGTCAGAGGTTTAag TAAACAACcactaacaattatttatgggTATGACTGTTTTGAAGACATGCAACCACATATGGATAAATATTGCCCAAatgttacttataaatttgtagaatTGAAATTTGGATGTCACCATTC TAAGGTTGGAATTTATGTGTATAGTGATAAGTCAATTAGAGTTGTTGTTTCAACCGCCAATCTGTATTACGAAGACTGGAATCACTATAATCAAAG TTTCTGGATGAGCCCAAAATGTCCTCAACTACCAGAAGACACTCCAGACACCTCTGGTGAATCACCAACTGGCTTTAAAATGAGCCTCATAAACTACCTCAAGGACTGCAAATTCGACATACTTAATAAGTGGATTAAATACGTGAAACGAACGGATTTCAGCGCAGTCAA agtaTTTTTGGTGACCTCCCTTCCTGGTAAGCACTACCCAACTTCAGATACAGGTTGTCACCTGCACAGAGTAGGCGATTTGTTGTCGCGTCATTGCGTCCTACCAACCAAAACCGGTGCCGATGACGAAGGACCCTTGGATTCTTGGAGTGTTGTTGCTCAGGCTTCCGCCCTAGGTTGTATGGGTGAATCGCCGGCCAAATGGCTGCATGGACAAATTTTGAGATGTTTGGCGAGTCATTCCGAAAGTCCTTCGTCTAACAGTCCTAACGTcaatctatttattatttttccaacCATCAATAATGTGATGAAAGGATATTATGGAAGCAGAAGTGGGGGATGTTTGCCTTATTCCAAGGCGATTCATCGAGAGCAATGGTGGCTTCAGGATTATAT CCAATGGAAGGCAGACAAATTAACGAGGACTAGGGCGATGCCGCACAGTAAGGGCTATACTAGAATTTCGCCTTGTTTGGGCAAATTAGCTTACTTCCTTTTGACCAGTGCCAATCTTTCGAAATCCGCCTGGGGTGGACCAGTACAAAAAGATAACG ggACACACGTGAATAGTTACGAAGTTGGTGTGTTGTTCCTACCAAAGTTTTTTGGTGAAGAGTATTTCGAAATTGATGATACAATGCAGAGGAAAAGTCAGAATATTTTCCCTTTAATGTATGATTTACCTCTGGTTGCTTACGATTCTTGTGATTATCCTTATTGTaactaa
- the LOC109598383 gene encoding probable tyrosyl-DNA phosphodiesterase isoform X3 — translation MASSLQNIERIKQKTDFLTLSSIKILDSDRNFMKYTMLEKLVRTAPYNLFFTTISKSPETSKQNNSATFTDILCPSLELKFGCHHSKVGIYVYSDKSIRVVVSTANLYYEDWNHYNQSFWMSPKCPQLPEDTPDTSGESPTGFKMSLINYLKDCKFDILNKWIKYVKRTDFSAVKVFLVTSLPGKHYPTSDTGCHLHRVGDLLSRHCVLPTKTGADDEGPLDSWSVVAQASALGCMGESPAKWLHGQILRCLASHSESPSSNSPNVNLFIIFPTINNVMKGYYGSRSGGCLPYSKAIHREQWWLQDYMYQWKADKLTRTRAMPHSKGYTRISPCLGKLAYFLLTSANLSKSAWGGPVQKDNGTHVNSYEVGVLFLPKFFGEEYFEIDDTMQRKSQNIFPLMYDLPLVAYDSCDYPYCN, via the exons atggcaaGCTCACTGCAAAATATTGAgagaattaaacaaaaaactgattttctaacattatcttcaataaaaattttggattCTGATcggaattttatgaaatatacaatGTTGGAAAAACTTGTGAGAACAGCTccttataatttgttttttacaacCATTTCAAAATCACCAGAAAcatcaaaacaaaacaattctgCAACATTCACAG ATATATTGTGTCCTAGTTTGG aatTGAAATTTGGATGTCACCATTC TAAGGTTGGAATTTATGTGTATAGTGATAAGTCAATTAGAGTTGTTGTTTCAACCGCCAATCTGTATTACGAAGACTGGAATCACTATAATCAAAG TTTCTGGATGAGCCCAAAATGTCCTCAACTACCAGAAGACACTCCAGACACCTCTGGTGAATCACCAACTGGCTTTAAAATGAGCCTCATAAACTACCTCAAGGACTGCAAATTCGACATACTTAATAAGTGGATTAAATACGTGAAACGAACGGATTTCAGCGCAGTCAA agtaTTTTTGGTGACCTCCCTTCCTGGTAAGCACTACCCAACTTCAGATACAGGTTGTCACCTGCACAGAGTAGGCGATTTGTTGTCGCGTCATTGCGTCCTACCAACCAAAACCGGTGCCGATGACGAAGGACCCTTGGATTCTTGGAGTGTTGTTGCTCAGGCTTCCGCCCTAGGTTGTATGGGTGAATCGCCGGCCAAATGGCTGCATGGACAAATTTTGAGATGTTTGGCGAGTCATTCCGAAAGTCCTTCGTCTAACAGTCCTAACGTcaatctatttattatttttccaacCATCAATAATGTGATGAAAGGATATTATGGAAGCAGAAGTGGGGGATGTTTGCCTTATTCCAAGGCGATTCATCGAGAGCAATGGTGGCTTCAGGATTATATGTA CCAATGGAAGGCAGACAAATTAACGAGGACTAGGGCGATGCCGCACAGTAAGGGCTATACTAGAATTTCGCCTTGTTTGGGCAAATTAGCTTACTTCCTTTTGACCAGTGCCAATCTTTCGAAATCCGCCTGGGGTGGACCAGTACAAAAAGATAACG ggACACACGTGAATAGTTACGAAGTTGGTGTGTTGTTCCTACCAAAGTTTTTTGGTGAAGAGTATTTCGAAATTGATGATACAATGCAGAGGAAAAGTCAGAATATTTTCCCTTTAATGTATGATTTACCTCTGGTTGCTTACGATTCTTGTGATTATCCTTATTGTaactaa
- the LOC109598389 gene encoding protein THEM6: MSNVICYVILAIFAFYLLLFLLLELHYFTRIFLCFIWARICRKKIHILDETTVNGICLTTDIDTLLTHMNNARFLRELDFAKIDFYERTGLYNTIRSQGGSVAVGATTIRYRRFIKLFTRYKITSKVIYWDDKHVYMEHRFISKHDNFINAIAMCKIRLINCDSNAVMNELLSKSSGNVESPKKEKPTMPLCLEKWIESNDISSVILRSEMS, translated from the exons ATGTCAAACGTCATTTGCTACGTTATTCTGGCGATATTCGCCTTTTATTTGTTGCTGTTTTTGCTGTTGGAGCTGCACTATTTCACCAGGATATTTTTGTGCTTCATTTGGGCCAGGATATGCAGGAAGAAGATACACATCCTTGACGAGACCACAGTCAATG GAATTTGCCTTACAACTGATATTGACACGCTCCTGACACACATGAACAACGCCCGTTTCCTGCGGGAGCTCGATTTCGCCAAGATCGACTTTTACGAGCGTACCGGACTCTACAACACGATCAGAAGTCAGGGTGGTTCCGTGGCTGTCGGCGCCACCACCATCAGATACAGGAGGTTCATCAAACTGTTCACCCGATACAAAATCACCTCGAag GTAATCTACTGGGATGACAAACATGTTTACATGGAACACAGATTCATTTCGAAACATGACAACTTCATAAACGCGATCGCGATGTGCAAAATTCGATTGATCAATTGCGATTCAAATGCTGTGATGAACGAACTGCTGAGCAAATCTTCCGGCAACGTTGAGAGCCCCAAAAAGGAGAAGCCGACGATGCCGCTGTGTTTGGAGAAATGGATCGAAAGTAATGATATTTCTAGTGTGATTCTCAGAAGTGAGATGTCGTAA
- the LOC109598388 gene encoding histone PARylation factor 1 — MQHCSTLDEYVKDKRMACRYGAKCYQKNPQHHEKYKHPPKKANSQRINTQPAKKLKVENEDKTITTVKINKDISDSESDHESVTDGEKQEIAENSDSNSSAVETKESDKETQDHTPEKTKDNETQNPKVSENIDDAKQFIKNKFLVDMPEDFYQFWKFCTKLNPKNPLHAFKEVGLVLIGPFDVLAGKFDGVSKPDADYLIHWRYFHDTPEFQSVLKGDIKRGFHIGYWRDDPKELPVFMVQNCAKINGEILTMGENIFSAVNMFLMQQKKDGNPFQKVHIGKLEKALLEEVKALNLDLGGKTKNMVAREKNIVARTFNKIGLVVPYNKKTQLGYRELALSNKDLKKALDQLALAGKEDEAACLSKLQPCFTYASIALDECDFGTGIELGWNIIAHGVDSLNSTASRFLQTSYELLGRHAFAKIAVAHMKNRREGTELSIL; from the exons atgcaaCATTGCAGCACATTAGACGAGTATGTCAAGGATAAACGGATGGCCTGTAGATACGGTGCGAAATGTTACCAGAAAAATCCCCAACACCACGAAAAATACAAACATCCACCAAAAAAGgcg AACTCCCAAAGGATAAACACGCAGCCAGCCAAAAAGTTAAAGGTTGAAAATGAggataaaacaataacaacagTGAAAATCAACAAAGACATTTCTGACTCCGAAAGTGACCATGAATCAGTGACAGATGgagaaaaacaagaaatagCGGAAAATTCAGACTCCAACAGTTCAGCAGTTGAAACCAAAGAAAGTGATAAAGAAACACAGGATCACACTCCTGAGAAAACAAAAGATAATGAAACACAAAATCCCAAAGTGTCCGAGAACATTGATGATGCAAaacagttcattaaaaacaaattcctTGTGGACATGCCTGAggatttttatcagttttggAAATTTTGCACTAAACTCAACCCCAAGAATCCTTTACATGCCTTTAAGGAAGTTGGTTTAGTGCTCATTGGTCCTTTCGATGTCTTAGCTG GCAAGTTTGATGGTGTATCTAAGCCAGATGCAGATTACTTAATCCATTGGAGGTACTTTCATGACACTCCAGAGTTTCAGTCAGTATTAAAAGGCGACATCAAAAGAGGATTTCACATTGGTTACTGGAGGGATGACCCTAAAGAATTGCCAGTGTTTATGGTGCAAAACTGTGCCAAAATCAATGGTGAAATCCTGACAATGggagaaaacattttttctgcTGTAAA TATGTTTCTAATGCAACAGAAGAAGGATGGCAATCCATTTCAAAAAGTACATATAGGAAAGTTAGAGAAAGCTTTGTTGGAAGAAGTAAAAGCTTTGAATTTGGATTTGGGaggtaaaactaaaaatatggtggccagagaaaaaaatattgttgcaaGAACTTTCAACAAAATTGGGCTTGTTGTGCCTTAcaacaaaaa GACTCAGTTAGGATATAGAGAATTAGCCCTAAGCAATAAAGATCTGAAAAAAGCTCTGGACCAACTGGCATTGGCAGGCAAAGAGGATGAAGCTGCATGTCTTTCAAAACTTCAACCCTGTTTCACTTATGCCAGTATAGCCTTAGATGAGTGCGATTTTGGAACCGGCATCGAACTGGGGTGGAATATAATAGCGCACGGC